In Hemitrygon akajei chromosome 9, sHemAka1.3, whole genome shotgun sequence, the following are encoded in one genomic region:
- the LOC140732835 gene encoding trace amine-associated receptor 4-like: MNLTYLENPDDVQYCFQFVNTSCPKVTRPIAIKATLYIFISFSILISIFGNLVVIISVLHFKQLQTPTNYLVLSLAFVDFLVGFIVLPYSMIRSIETCWYFGHMFCKIHSILDIMLTIVSIYNICFIAVDRYYAICDPFLYSIKITLPVTIVTVSLIWLFAIFYGFRLILSDFSKKSLDDYILATTCEGSCIAYAKFEGHVDALIVFCVPVSIILGIYVKIFFVVKCKHGRVIGNMPSNNDNLEENNTGNLHKKQQIAVKNQSAIMGIFTFSWLPFYVNNIFDPYFNFLIPTALGDVITWFGFFNSTLNPILYAYLYPWYRKTLKLILSCEVFSSDSATIDFFSE; encoded by the coding sequence ATGAATTTAACATATCTTGAAAATCCAGATGATGTACAATACTGTTTTCAATTTGTTAACACATCCTGTCCCAAAGTCACAAGGCCAATAGCAATCAAAGCAACCTTGTACATTTTTATTAGCTTTTCAATATTAATTTCCATATTTGGAAATCTGGTGGTGATCATTTCAGTTTTACATTTCAAGCAACTACAGACACCCACCAATTATCTTGTATTATCTTTAGCATTTGTTGATTTCTTGGTTGGCTTTATAGTATTGCCTTATAGTATGATCAGGTCTATAGAAACATGTTGGTATTTTGGACACATGTTTTGTAAAATTCATTCAATTCTTGATATTATGTTAACTATAGTTTCAATTTATAATATATGTTTTATTGCAGTTGATCGATACTACGCCATTTGTGATCCCTTTCTCTATTCTATAAAAATAACCCTGCCTGTGACAATCGTCACTGTTTCTTTAATCTGGCTATTTGCTATCTTTTATGGTTTTAGACTGATCTTGTCAGACTTCAGTAAAAAGTCATTAGATGATTACATACTTGCTACGACTTGCGAAGGCAGCTGCATCGCATATGCTAAGTTTGAGGGGCACGTAGATGCATTGATCGTATTTTGTGTTCCCGTTTCTATCATTCTGGGCATATACGTTAAAATATTTTTTGTGGTAAAATGTAAACATGGCAGAGTAATTGGAAACATGCCAAGCAATAATGATAACCTGGAAGAAAACAACACTGGAAACTTACATAAAAAGCAACAAATAGCTGTAAAAAATCAAAGTGCAATAATGGGAATTTTTACGTTCTCCTGGCTGCCTTTCTATGTAAATAACATTTTTGAtccatattttaattttttaatccCAACAGCTTTAGGTGATGTAATTACTTGGTTTGGATTCTTTAATTCTACTTTGAACCCAATTCTTTATGCTTATTTATATCCATGGTATCGCAAAACACTCAAGCTCATACTCTCTTGTGAGGTATTTAGCTCGGATTCAGCTACAATAGATTTCTTTTCAGAATAA